A window of the Phycisphaerae bacterium genome harbors these coding sequences:
- a CDS encoding thrombospondin type 3 repeat-containing protein, with translation MNQLSIPTAEADLAATRVETVAGSDFENDDPSGTPFSTHETERMVTIPRSINGLPVLDEQVRAAVSNYGQISRLLAIWPQFQLRPGLMLRPRQAVIDELAARIYEAEFGADIDVGIDLAYARFGTQYLPVARATLDNTITGLIIVVPLVDVPPDADADGVADSADNCPATHNPRQLDGDEDGVGDACDNCPHTYNPGQEDTDADGTGDVCATPEGGCFLPDGACETLTPVQCRAAAGTYRGDGTLCPNQPGLVGDANCDGVVDFGDINPFVLALSNPAAWQTAYPACDSWNCDIDGDGTVGFGDINPFVALLSNP, from the coding sequence ATGAACCAACTGTCGATCCCGACCGCGGAAGCCGACCTCGCCGCGACCCGCGTCGAGACCGTCGCGGGCAGTGACTTCGAGAATGACGATCCGAGCGGCACGCCGTTCTCGACGCACGAGACGGAGCGGATGGTCACGATTCCGCGCTCGATCAATGGCTTGCCCGTGCTGGACGAGCAGGTGCGCGCCGCCGTCTCGAACTACGGCCAGATTTCGCGCCTGCTCGCGATCTGGCCGCAGTTCCAGTTGCGCCCCGGGCTGATGTTGCGTCCGCGCCAGGCCGTCATCGACGAGCTTGCCGCGCGCATCTACGAAGCCGAGTTCGGGGCGGACATCGACGTGGGCATCGATCTCGCCTACGCCCGCTTCGGCACACAGTACCTGCCCGTCGCCCGTGCCACGCTCGATAACACGATCACCGGCCTGATCATTGTCGTGCCGCTGGTCGACGTGCCGCCGGATGCCGACGCGGACGGCGTCGCGGACTCCGCCGACAACTGCCCGGCGACCCACAACCCGCGGCAGCTCGACGGCGACGAAGATGGCGTCGGCGACGCGTGTGACAACTGCCCGCACACGTACAATCCCGGCCAGGAGGATACCGACGCCGACGGCACCGGTGATGTTTGTGCCACGCCCGAAGGCGGCTGCTTCCTCCCCGATGGCGCTTGCGAAACGCTGACTCCGGTGCAATGTCGCGCCGCCGCCGGCACCTACCGCGGCGACGGGACGCTCTGTCCGAATCAGCCGGGCCTCGTGGGCGATGCCAACTGCGACGGCGTGGTCGATTTCGGCGATATCAACCCGTTCGTGCTGGCGCTGAGCAACCCGGCCGCGTGGCAGACCGCCTACCCGGCCTGCGACTCGTGGAATTGCGACATCGACGGCGACGGCACGGTCGGCTTCGGTGACATCAACCCGTTCGTGGCGCTGCTGTCGAATCCGTAG
- the dprA gene encoding DNA-processing protein DprA — MSQTITAAGTTCLRWALTDGVGPLIFSRLLIQFGDAERALGVSAQALCEVKGIGRDTADKIARARDSAPVEVEIEAAEQHGVRIIARGDPEYPEGLRRIPDAPIVLYVKGELRPTDAVAVAVVGSRRCTIYGSEQARRFGELLAGAGFTVVSGLARGIDAFAHHGAVEAGGRSVAVMGRGLTEIYPPENQALAEKLLEHGAWISELPMRADVHAGSFPVRNRIIAGLSLGTLVVEAAQRSGALITARLANEYNREVFAIPGRVQDPLSSGTNALIRDGAAKLTTCLEDILDELGEVGRTIDAGRRDSAAQRPAGAADEAPAPPVTAGPLTAAEQRVYAVTTNEPMLADAILRAAELPPGEVLSALTALELKGLIRRLPGNLVARRRALA; from the coding sequence ATGAGCCAGACGATCACCGCTGCGGGAACGACGTGCCTGCGCTGGGCCCTGACGGACGGCGTCGGTCCGCTGATCTTCTCGCGCCTGCTGATTCAGTTCGGCGACGCGGAGCGCGCCCTGGGCGTTTCGGCCCAAGCCTTGTGCGAGGTCAAGGGCATTGGCCGGGACACGGCTGACAAGATCGCCCGCGCGCGGGACAGCGCGCCCGTGGAAGTGGAAATCGAGGCGGCCGAGCAGCACGGCGTGCGCATCATCGCCCGCGGCGATCCTGAATACCCCGAGGGCCTGCGCCGCATTCCGGATGCGCCGATTGTCCTGTACGTGAAAGGCGAGCTGCGGCCGACCGACGCCGTCGCGGTCGCGGTGGTCGGCAGCCGCCGGTGCACCATCTACGGCAGCGAGCAGGCCCGGCGGTTCGGGGAACTGCTGGCCGGGGCGGGGTTCACGGTGGTCAGTGGCCTGGCGCGCGGCATCGACGCCTTCGCGCACCACGGGGCGGTTGAGGCCGGCGGACGCTCGGTGGCGGTCATGGGGCGCGGCCTGACCGAGATCTATCCGCCCGAGAACCAGGCGCTCGCCGAGAAGCTGCTCGAGCACGGCGCCTGGATCAGTGAGCTGCCGATGCGCGCCGATGTACACGCCGGCAGTTTCCCGGTGCGTAACCGGATCATCGCCGGGCTGTCCCTCGGCACGCTGGTGGTCGAAGCGGCGCAGCGCAGCGGCGCGCTGATCACGGCACGCCTCGCGAACGAGTACAACCGGGAGGTGTTCGCCATTCCCGGCCGCGTGCAGGATCCCCTGTCCAGCGGCACGAATGCCCTCATCCGCGACGGCGCGGCGAAACTGACGACCTGCCTCGAAGACATCCTCGACGAGCTGGGGGAAGTGGGCCGGACGATCGACGCTGGCCGCCGTGACAGCGCCGCGCAGCGACCGGCGGGTGCGGCGGACGAGGCGCCGGCGCCGCCGGTAACCGCGGGTCCGCTCACCGCGGCGGAGCAGCGCGTTTACGCCGTGACGACCAACGAGCCGATGCTGGCGGACGCGATCCTGCGTGCGGCGGAACTGCCGCCGGGGGAAGTGCTGAGCGCGCTGACCGCCCTGGAGTTAAAGGGTCTCATTCGCCGGTTGCCGGGCAACCTCGTGGCCCGGCGTCGGGCACTTGCCTGA
- a CDS encoding enterochelin esterase, producing MSIGRPHSPLLRICLFAGCLALVGAAPVRAAPPQIEIMFEARVCRPPYTGRVYVVTTTRAEQRPLDGVAWFDCQPFFAQDVVNWAPGEVLQLDPARCLGHPHDLAQLPAGEYRVQAVLNLDTRSHDVLRAPGNAVSDVTELTHDPARPATLRLTINERLPALRLVDSESVKYARLMSRRLSAFHGRYVHMYAAVLLPESYDASPHQRFPTVYVISGFGGTILDTQMGQLFQYACATEDFDAVVVLLDADCPTGHHVFADSANNGPWGTALVEEFIPYLEHRFRLIPEAGARYVTGVSSGGWSSLWLQITHPDAFGGVWSLSPDPVDFSAFQLLDIYAPDANFLYDAEGNPNRVSRPGPWGPGLRAPDFWRLEATLGRGGQLQSFEAVFSPRGPDGRPRPLWDRRTGRIDPEVATAWKQYDIRLKIEAEWPTLGPRLRGKLHLVCGDQDEFYLERAFVRLRTALRTLGSDAVVDLVPGAGHGLTPREYQRSVAQMKATYESRYGAAGDRLARCAERAPG from the coding sequence ATGTCCATCGGCCGGCCGCATTCGCCGCTGCTTCGGATTTGTCTCTTTGCCGGCTGTCTCGCACTAGTGGGGGCGGCGCCGGTCCGGGCCGCGCCGCCGCAGATCGAGATCATGTTCGAGGCCCGCGTGTGCCGCCCACCCTATACCGGGCGGGTCTACGTGGTCACGACGACGCGCGCCGAGCAGCGCCCGCTGGACGGTGTGGCGTGGTTCGACTGTCAGCCGTTCTTCGCGCAGGACGTCGTCAACTGGGCACCCGGCGAGGTCCTGCAGCTCGACCCCGCGCGCTGCCTGGGTCACCCGCACGACCTCGCGCAACTGCCCGCCGGCGAATACCGCGTGCAAGCCGTGCTGAATCTGGACACGCGCTCGCACGATGTGTTGCGCGCTCCGGGCAACGCCGTGAGCGACGTGACCGAGCTGACCCACGATCCCGCGCGGCCCGCGACGCTGCGGCTCACCATCAACGAGCGCCTCCCGGCCCTGCGGCTCGTAGACTCGGAATCGGTCAAGTACGCGCGCCTGATGAGCCGGCGTCTGAGCGCGTTCCACGGCCGCTACGTGCACATGTACGCAGCCGTGCTGCTGCCGGAATCATACGACGCCAGCCCGCACCAGCGCTTTCCCACGGTCTATGTCATTTCCGGGTTCGGCGGCACCATCCTGGACACGCAGATGGGTCAGTTGTTCCAGTACGCGTGTGCCACCGAAGACTTCGACGCGGTCGTGGTCCTTCTGGACGCCGACTGTCCGACCGGGCATCACGTCTTCGCGGATTCGGCGAACAATGGCCCCTGGGGCACCGCGCTCGTGGAGGAGTTCATTCCGTACCTGGAACATCGGTTCCGGCTGATCCCGGAGGCCGGGGCACGCTACGTCACGGGGGTCTCGTCCGGCGGCTGGAGCAGCCTCTGGCTGCAGATCACCCACCCCGACGCGTTCGGCGGCGTCTGGTCCCTGTCGCCGGACCCGGTGGATTTCTCGGCGTTTCAGCTCCTGGACATCTACGCACCGGATGCGAACTTCCTGTACGACGCCGAGGGCAATCCCAATCGCGTCTCGCGGCCGGGTCCGTGGGGGCCAGGGTTGCGGGCGCCTGATTTCTGGCGGCTGGAGGCGACTCTGGGGCGCGGCGGGCAACTGCAGTCGTTCGAGGCCGTTTTCAGCCCGCGTGGGCCGGACGGCCGCCCGCGTCCGCTGTGGGACCGGAGGACGGGGCGCATCGACCCGGAGGTGGCGACCGCCTGGAAGCAGTACGATATCCGGTTGAAGATCGAAGCGGAGTGGCCGACCCTGGGACCGCGGTTGCGCGGCAAGCTGCACCTGGTGTGCGGGGACCAGGACGAGTTTTACCTGGAGCGGGCGTTCGTGCGGTTGCGTACGGCGCTGCGGACGCTGGGCAGTGATGCCGTGGTCGATTTGGTGCCGGGGGCCGGGCACGGTCTGACCCCCCGCGAGTACCAGCGCAGTGTCGCCCAGATGAAGGCCACGTACGAGAGCCGTTACGGGGCCGCGGGCGATCGGCTCGCGCGCTGCGCTGAGCGGGCGCCCGGCTAA
- a CDS encoding ABC transporter substrate-binding protein encodes MLIRLAHSPDPDDAFMFYGLARGAVDPGPYQFAHVLADIQTLNEEARRGTYEITAISIHAYPYVADRYALTACGSSMGDNYGPLLVSRAPLTVAELAGRAIAVPGLLTTAYLTLQLLLGRDTFRPQVLMFDTIPDAVARGVVDAGLLIHEGQLTYARQALHPVIDLGAWWHARTGLPLPLGGNAVRRDLGGARARELSGIVRASIDYGLAHRADAVDYALRFGRGLDAALADRFVGMYVNEWTRDYGPRGREAVQRLLAEGAAAGLVPPTGPLDFV; translated from the coding sequence ATGCTAATCCGCCTGGCGCACAGCCCCGATCCCGACGATGCGTTCATGTTCTACGGCCTGGCGCGCGGCGCCGTCGATCCCGGCCCTTACCAGTTTGCGCACGTGCTCGCGGACATCCAGACGCTCAATGAGGAAGCGCGCCGGGGCACGTACGAGATCACCGCGATCAGCATCCATGCGTACCCTTACGTGGCGGACCGCTACGCGCTAACCGCGTGCGGCAGCAGCATGGGCGACAACTATGGGCCGTTGCTCGTCAGCCGTGCGCCGCTGACGGTGGCGGAGCTGGCCGGGCGCGCGATCGCGGTGCCGGGGCTGCTGACCACGGCTTATTTGACGCTGCAACTGCTGCTCGGCCGCGACACGTTCCGGCCGCAGGTGCTGATGTTCGACACGATTCCGGACGCGGTCGCGCGCGGGGTGGTGGACGCCGGCCTGTTGATCCACGAGGGGCAGCTCACGTACGCGCGACAGGCACTGCACCCGGTGATCGACCTGGGCGCGTGGTGGCACGCGCGGACCGGCCTGCCGCTGCCGCTGGGCGGCAACGCGGTCCGGCGCGACCTGGGCGGGGCCCGCGCGCGCGAGCTGTCCGGGATCGTCCGGGCAAGCATCGACTACGGGCTGGCACACCGGGCGGACGCGGTGGATTACGCGCTGCGGTTCGGGCGGGGCCTGGATGCCGCCCTGGCCGACCGCTTCGTGGGCATGTACGTCAACGAGTGGACGCGCGACTACGGGCCGCGCGGCCGGGAGGCAGTGCAACGGCTGCTGGCCGAAGGGGCCGCCGCCGGGCTTGTGCCGCCGACCGGGCCGCTCGATTTCGTGTGA
- the fliS gene encoding flagellar export chaperone FliS, with the protein MSQNSAPSQTYLRNAVLTATPEQLQLMLFDGAIKFATRGLEALQAKDREATFLALERAQLIVLELANGIRREVNPELADRMTAIYNFVFRRLVDANVHQDEKALHDALRTLRYERETWVLLIEKLRKELHASAPTAPVASPATPAQEPGSFSAEG; encoded by the coding sequence ATGAGCCAGAACTCGGCACCGTCCCAGACGTACCTGCGGAATGCGGTCCTCACCGCGACCCCCGAGCAATTGCAGCTCATGCTGTTCGATGGGGCGATCAAGTTCGCCACCCGCGGCCTCGAGGCCCTGCAGGCCAAAGACCGCGAGGCCACCTTCCTGGCGCTCGAACGCGCCCAGTTGATCGTGCTCGAGCTTGCCAATGGCATTCGCCGGGAGGTCAATCCCGAGCTCGCGGACCGCATGACCGCCATTTACAACTTCGTCTTCCGGCGGCTGGTGGATGCGAATGTCCATCAGGACGAGAAGGCGCTGCACGACGCGCTCCGCACGCTGCGGTATGAGCGCGAAACGTGGGTCCTGCTGATCGAGAAGCTGCGCAAGGAACTGCATGCGTCCGCGCCGACCGCGCCGGTTGCGTCGCCAGCCACACCCGCGCAGGAGCCCGGCTCGTTCTCCGCCGAAGGCTGA
- the fliD gene encoding flagellar filament capping protein FliD encodes MGTITSGTGLISGLDYQSLVDKLIAVDAAPRDLLLKRVSGLNAQKTAYLSISARITALLSRVTVLSSSNPFRAATATSSLPDVLSASTTSNAEPGAYSFVVRALASTNQFVTRGFADASAPLSAGTLTIESAQARVNASTRLDELNGYAGVRRGTFKILNGTQAATINISDALTVGEVLDKINAAGIQVSANVTGDALVLKDTSGAGNVLRVQEVSGSAAADLGFGAGHSQGTGELIGGTIMYLSNATALASLNDGLGVRTAIAGGDFTIQAGGKDISVSLSEIIGADVRLGRLNHGQGVRLGTLKLTARDGRSATVDLSSARTIGDVRTALQNAFGDARISVVLTGSRLVVSDKTDVSGLDEAQRSNFIIEDVTGNAARDLGIDGTSSSGKISGRDILHMDTLADVATAITYAVNNETTDGQPIVTAAIAGDGQRLELRTTSGAMVLTPPSTTSRSRALEDLGFAAGTYEDTGSGAVAVGGRIIGSLNTVLLRTLNGGAGFAGSTLTIEANGKTATVDVAGAQTLEDVIALINQATDVGGGGSLGIEAGYDNTGTRLLVRNLGSATPITLGGDFAESLGLAQTASEIRSNNLQRRYISEATRLDSLNNGRGISRGKVKITGSRGAAATLDLSSPSLETLQDVIEAINKLTIGVQASINATGDGLLITDTGGGAGTLKIEEDGSRTAQDLNILGTAQNGQIDGAFEFRLAIGGSDTLSGLASRIGAETTLATATVLNDGTGVSPFRLNIAARVSGARGELIIDDSAANLGVTTLARAQDARVYFGGNADSGVLLTSATNSFSNVVPGLTFTANAVSDQAVTVTVGRDLKTLVTSLQGFVDDFNAALDAAKEAGAYDADTQTAAILQGEGTLYTVRSRLGRLATTTFVSGGLLHRLSDLGIKVSSGGKLSFDETAFRETYEADPAAVERFFTDETTGAAAQMKEALEAITGSEGLINRRADTLQSNSDLLQARVTQMNEQLERKRARLLTQFQAMETALAALQSQQAALASLSTEWLMNYSSSSGS; translated from the coding sequence GTGGGCACCATAACGTCTGGTACGGGCCTGATTTCCGGCTTGGACTACCAGAGTCTGGTCGACAAGCTGATCGCCGTCGATGCGGCGCCGCGTGACCTGTTGCTGAAGCGCGTGAGTGGCCTGAATGCGCAAAAGACGGCGTACTTGAGCATCTCAGCGCGGATCACGGCGCTGCTCAGCCGCGTGACGGTGCTGTCGAGTTCGAACCCGTTTCGGGCGGCGACCGCCACCTCGTCGCTGCCGGATGTGCTGTCTGCCAGCACGACCTCGAACGCCGAGCCCGGGGCATACAGCTTTGTCGTGCGCGCCCTGGCCTCAACGAACCAGTTCGTCACGCGCGGCTTCGCGGATGCAAGCGCGCCGCTGAGCGCCGGCACGCTCACCATCGAATCCGCGCAAGCGCGCGTCAACGCGTCGACGCGCCTGGACGAGCTGAACGGCTATGCGGGCGTGCGGCGCGGGACATTCAAGATCCTCAACGGGACGCAGGCGGCGACGATCAACATCAGCGACGCGCTCACCGTCGGCGAGGTGCTGGACAAGATCAACGCGGCCGGGATCCAGGTCTCCGCCAACGTGACCGGGGATGCCCTTGTGCTCAAGGACACGTCGGGCGCGGGCAACGTGCTCCGGGTGCAGGAGGTCTCGGGCTCGGCGGCCGCCGACCTGGGCTTCGGCGCCGGCCACTCGCAGGGCACCGGAGAGCTGATCGGCGGCACGATCATGTACCTGAGCAACGCGACGGCGCTGGCGAGCCTGAACGACGGGCTGGGCGTGCGGACCGCCATCGCCGGCGGCGACTTCACCATCCAGGCCGGCGGCAAGGACATCAGCGTCAGCCTGAGTGAGATCATCGGGGCGGACGTGCGGCTGGGGCGCCTCAATCACGGGCAGGGCGTGCGGCTGGGTACCCTCAAGCTCACGGCGCGCGACGGGCGCTCGGCCACGGTCGATCTTTCGTCCGCCAGGACGATTGGCGACGTACGGACGGCGCTGCAGAACGCTTTCGGGGACGCGCGCATCTCGGTTGTGTTGACCGGCAGCCGCCTGGTCGTCAGCGACAAGACCGACGTGAGCGGCCTGGACGAGGCACAGCGGAGCAATTTCATCATCGAAGATGTCACGGGCAATGCGGCCCGCGATCTGGGCATCGACGGCACGTCGTCGTCGGGCAAGATCTCCGGACGCGACATCCTGCACATGGACACACTGGCCGACGTTGCGACGGCCATTACTTACGCCGTCAACAACGAAACCACGGACGGCCAGCCGATCGTCACCGCCGCGATCGCCGGCGACGGCCAGCGGCTGGAACTGCGTACGACGAGCGGGGCCATGGTGCTGACGCCGCCAAGCACGACGTCGCGCTCGCGGGCCCTCGAGGATCTGGGGTTCGCGGCCGGCACGTACGAAGACACGGGCAGCGGGGCGGTCGCAGTCGGCGGGCGCATCATCGGCAGCCTGAACACGGTACTGTTGCGGACGCTGAACGGTGGCGCCGGTTTCGCCGGCAGCACCTTGACGATCGAAGCCAACGGCAAGACCGCCACGGTGGACGTGGCGGGCGCCCAGACGCTGGAGGACGTGATCGCGCTGATCAATCAGGCGACCGATGTCGGTGGGGGCGGCAGCCTCGGCATCGAAGCGGGCTACGACAACACCGGCACCCGTTTGCTGGTCCGGAACCTCGGCAGCGCGACGCCGATCACGCTGGGCGGGGACTTCGCCGAGTCGCTGGGGCTCGCCCAGACCGCCAGCGAGATCAGGAGCAACAACCTGCAGCGGCGCTACATCTCGGAGGCGACGCGTCTGGACAGCCTCAATAACGGGCGGGGCATCTCGCGCGGCAAGGTGAAGATCACCGGTTCACGCGGTGCTGCGGCCACGCTGGACCTGTCGTCGCCGTCGCTGGAGACGCTCCAGGACGTGATCGAAGCCATCAACAAGCTCACGATTGGCGTCCAGGCGAGCATCAATGCCACGGGTGACGGCCTGCTCATCACCGACACCGGTGGCGGAGCGGGCACGCTGAAGATCGAAGAGGACGGCAGCCGGACCGCGCAGGACCTGAACATCCTCGGCACAGCCCAGAACGGGCAGATTGACGGCGCCTTCGAGTTCCGCCTGGCCATCGGCGGCAGCGACACGCTCAGCGGGCTCGCGAGCCGCATCGGCGCCGAAACGACGCTGGCCACCGCCACCGTGCTGAACGACGGCACCGGCGTGTCGCCATTTCGCCTCAATATCGCCGCCCGTGTCAGCGGCGCTCGGGGCGAGCTCATCATCGACGACAGCGCGGCCAACCTGGGCGTGACCACGCTGGCCCGTGCGCAGGACGCGCGCGTCTACTTTGGCGGCAACGCGGACTCCGGCGTGCTGTTGACCAGCGCGACGAACTCTTTCAGCAACGTCGTGCCAGGGTTGACATTCACTGCGAACGCGGTCAGCGACCAGGCGGTCACCGTGACGGTCGGCCGCGACCTGAAAACACTCGTCACCAGCCTGCAGGGCTTCGTGGACGACTTCAACGCGGCGTTGGACGCGGCCAAGGAGGCTGGCGCTTACGACGCCGACACCCAAACGGCGGCCATCCTGCAGGGCGAGGGGACGCTGTACACGGTCCGGAGTCGCCTGGGCCGGCTGGCGACGACGACCTTTGTGAGCGGCGGCCTGCTCCACCGCCTGTCCGATCTCGGCATCAAAGTGTCCAGCGGCGGCAAGCTCAGCTTTGACGAAACCGCGTTTCGCGAAACATACGAGGCCGACCCCGCGGCCGTGGAGCGGTTCTTCACCGACGAAACCACGGGTGCCGCGGCGCAGATGAAGGAGGCGCTGGAAGCCATCACGGGCAGCGAGGGCCTGATCAACCGGCGGGCCGACACGCTGCAGAGTAATTCGGACCTGCTGCAGGCGCGGGTCACGCAGATGAACGAGCAACTGGAGCGCAAACGGGCCCGGCTGCTGACCCAGTTCCAGGCGATGGAAACAGCGCTGGCCGCACTGCAGTCGCAACAGGCGGCGCTGGCCTCGCTGTCGACGGAGTGGCTGATGAACTACTCCAGCAGCTCCGGATCCTAG